One stretch of Filifactor alocis ATCC 35896 DNA includes these proteins:
- a CDS encoding methyltransferase family protein, whose translation MKQINQKHLPFFGVGPIYVISILLMTMLARYLSNKRIIYIGLFEELGTIMNILALLLIAAGVMLYGLSLFRSDIVKGLKENRLVTHGVYAYVRNPIYSAWIFICTGILLLGHDIWAFVLCPIFWAYLTVLMKHTEEKWLINQYGQQYLDYMKKVNRVFPWFPRR comes from the coding sequence TTGAAACAAATCAATCAAAAACATTTGCCGTTTTTTGGAGTCGGACCGATCTATGTCATCAGTATTCTTTTGATGACAATGTTGGCAAGATATTTATCAAACAAAAGAATCATTTATATAGGTCTTTTTGAGGAACTCGGGACGATTATGAATATATTGGCATTACTGTTAATTGCAGCAGGTGTGATGTTGTATGGGTTGAGCCTGTTTCGTTCCGATATTGTTAAGGGATTGAAAGAAAACAGATTGGTGACACATGGTGTATATGCTTATGTAAGAAATCCGATTTATTCTGCATGGATATTTATTTGTACAGGGATTTTGTTATTGGGACATGATATATGGGCTTTCGTTTTGTGTCCGATTTTTTGGGCTTATCTTACGGTTTTGATGAAACATACAGAAGAAAAATGGCTTATCAACCAATATGGTCAGCAGTACCTTGATTACATGAAGAAAGTAAACCGTGTGTTTCCTTGGTTTCCAAGAAGATGA